In one window of Ovis aries strain OAR_USU_Benz2616 breed Rambouillet chromosome 5, ARS-UI_Ramb_v3.0, whole genome shotgun sequence DNA:
- the LOC101110674 gene encoding olfactory receptor 2M3-like — MDVWNHTSLSDFILLGLFSYSPYDFFLFTLVLLASAASLTGNILFLLLIQADRRLHTPMYFFLSQVSTMDLTMMGAVVPKMAANFLSGSKFISRGGCATQVFLVVMVGSAECFLLAVMAYDRYVAVCLPLRYPVLMNWKACCVMALASWMVGVTDSVIYVGMVFSFPYCGSLQVDHFFCEVPTLLQLSCADTSLFQDLIYACCVVMMLLPLGVVVASYARILMTVNMTSTEGKQKALTTCSSHLTVVGLYYGGGLFNYMQKASARTPAEDRAISTFYTIIAPMLNPLIYSLRNREVMRAFKKVLGTWRV; from the coding sequence ATGGACGTATGGAACCATACCTCCCTGTCAGATTTCATCCTTTTGGGTCTGTTCAGCTACTCACCATATGACTTCTTCCTTTTTACCCTTGTCCTTCTGGCCTCTGCTGCTTCTCTGACTGGCAAcatcctcttcctcctgctcATACAAGCTGACAGGCGCCTGCACACTCCCATGTACTTTTTTCTTAGTCAGGTCTCCACCATGGACCTGACCATGATGGGCGCAGTGGTGCCCAAGATGGCAGCCAACTTCCTCTCGGGAAGTAAGTTCATCTCTCGGGGTGGCTGTGCCACTCAGGTCTTCCTAGTGGTCATGGTAGGAAGTGCTGAGTGCTTCCTCCTGGCAGTCATGGCCTATGACAGGTATGTGGCTGTGTGTCTCCCTCTGCGGTACCCTGTGCTCATGAACTGGAAGGCCTGCTGCGTGATGGCCCTTGCATCCTGGATGGTTGGAGTGACTGACAGTGTAATTTATGTGGGCATGGTCTTCAGCTTCCCCTACTGTGGCTCTCTCCAGGTGGACCACTTCTTCTGTGAGGTCCCCACCCTGTTGCAGCTCTCCTGTGCAGACACCTCGCTTTTTCAAGACCTCATCTATGCTTGCTGTGTAGTCATGATGCTGCTGCCCCTAGGGGTCGTTGTGGCTTCCTATGCCCGGATCCTCATGACTGTTAACATGACCTCCACTGAGGGGAAACAGAAGGCGCTGACTACTTGCTCCTCGCACCTGACTGTGGTGGGTCTTTACTATGGCGGTGGCCTATTTAACTACATGCAGAAAGCTTCCGCTAGGACGCCAGCAGAAGACAGAGCCATCTCCACCTTCTACACCATCATTGCTCCGATGCTCAACCCACTCATTTACAGCCTGAGGAACAGGGAGGTAATGAGGGCCTTTAAGAAGGTCCTGGGGACATGGAGAGTGTAG